One Aegilops tauschii subsp. strangulata cultivar AL8/78 chromosome 2, Aet v6.0, whole genome shotgun sequence genomic window, AAGATTCTTTGCAAAACAGACGCTGTTGTGAAGCCCACAACCACAGGTAACTTGTGAAGTCCTTTGCAACAGGGACGTTGTTGCAAAATTCCTTTTGCAACATGATCCTTGTTGCAAAAAACATCTCCATCAGTACATGTCACCATTGCAACCTTTGTTGCAAAACTGTGttggtcatcacgtgagatgcaTGGTGCGACGGGGAGGCGGTCGACGCCCCGTGCGTTATCCGCCGGCTGAACCATATCGTTTCCCATTAATTATAGCCTGATATTAGTATTATTCTACCTAAATTTTATGGGTCCTGATAACGCCTACACGTGTGGCACACTAGACATCCGTCCATACGCCTTGTGTGGCGTGAGCAGGAGGCAGCTCACACGGGCTGTGTGGGCGAACATTAGAATTGCCCACACGTGTGGGTGCAACTACTTCGTGCCACACGTCCAACAAATACTACTCATCTCCACCTCGCGCGTGTGGCACGAAGCAAAAATGCCCACACGTCCTGGCGCAGTTACGTTAGGTACCCGCGGGATGACGATTTAGTTGCCAACCGGAATGGCGGATGTAGTTGTAAAAGCCTGGCAACTCTATCTGTTTTGGTTAATTATAGTTGCCATGTTTAATTTATGGTAGCTGCCGCGTGTAATCAAACCATAGTTTCCGTATGTgattaactacttgccacataTGATCAAATAGTAGTTGTCATGTAtgtttacctagttgccacgTGTGGTCCAACCATAGTTGCCATGTATGATTAATCACAGTTGTCATGTGTGTTTATCTGGTTGCCACGTACGCGCAACTGCAGTTGCCGTTTAGCAATGAAtcatagttgccatgtgtgtttacctatTTGCCACAACgcgtaactgcagttgccatccaaCAACGTACGAGCGTCGTGTGGGCGAAAAGCAGTCGCCCACACGCGCGTGGACTAGGTGGTGGCTGTGTGGGTGGAAACTAGTTCACCCACACAGCGCAACTGGCAAACCGCGTGCTGCGGGGCGTGTGGGCGAACTCTTCAACGTCCACACACCAGCCCCGTCCTACGTGGCAGGCAAATTCTGTCTCAGTGTGTCAAGATTCGTGCAAACTCGACTGGACGGTGATCCACGCGTGTGGGCGGGTTGCaaaactgccacacgtgtgggcgttattATTTGGTAATTTTATTGGATTTAGTAAAAACATGCATGCATATGCCGTGACCATATATATCTGTAGAGTTTATTTCATTTGGAATGTGTACGGTTCCTGAAAAAAAACCAGCGACGATTGACGGAACCTAAGCCGGGCGCTTCCACGACTGTGCTTGGCAACTAGCAGCACTCCGGATACAATTGCTTTTACTTGAGCGTGTCCAGACATAATTGCTGATCGATCGAAATCGCAACAGTCAAGCCGAACTTGCATCTTGCTAGCTAGCAGAGACGACACCCATGGAGTTGCCCCCGGACGTCCTCGTGAGCATCGTCCAGCGGCTCCCTCCGAGCTCCCGGCGGCTGACCCGCCTGGTCTGCCGGCAATGGCGCGACGTCGTGGACACGCGCACGGCGGAGATGCAGAGCCGCGCCAAGCTTCTGGTCACCACCCCCGCGGGCTCGGCCTACTTCGCGTCCGATCTATACACAGGGAGACCCGGAAGATATCTTTGGAAAAACAACGCGCGCCACTACAAAGGCATAATggtcgtcggcacctgcaacggCCTGATCTGCCTCTGCGACAACCGAGAGGCCAGTGGCGTGATCACCCTGGTTAACCCGGCCACCGCCGAGAGGCTGCCTCTCCCGCCGCTACCGTCGCACGCCACGGTGCGGGACTTCACGGTACGCTCGCACGAGAGGTACGGCTTCGGGTACCACCCCACGACTGGGCGGCACAAGGTCGTGCATGTGGGGGATTACGGCAGGAAGGGGAACCCTCAGGTGAATGTGTTCACGTTGGGGGAGGCGTCGTGGCGCGACGTCGCCACGGCCCCTGGCCCAAGATGCGATTATGAAGCGCACATCGTGGGCGTCGACGGCACCATGTACTGGGCCGCCAAGCGTGGCAAGAAGCTCATGGCGTTCGACCTAGATTGCGAGCGTCTCACGTTCATCAAGTCGCTGCCGGAGGCGTCGTCTAACAGCTGGCACCTCGCGGCGGTGCTGGGGAGGTTGGGGATCCTGTTTTTTCACGAGCGGATTCAAAAGTGTGAGGTACTTTTTTACAGAATTTTTTACACTTATGATGCGTCCATGTCTATGTCTCACTTAAGCATAGCTCTTTTTTTTGTGAGATGACCTAAGCTTACTATTCTCAAACTCTCAATCAATTAGAAAAGTGAAAATCTGTATTTCTGAACTAAGCTAAAGTCGCACTTAAGCAAAACCTTAGTTGACTGAGAAGTAGCAACACCATAACGCCTATTTACTTGGGTAATTATTTTTCGTTAGGTATTAAACATGAGAGAGTGTTTGTGGCACCCAGGGGTGAGGACACACGGACAATGAACCATCCAATTACCTCTGGTCTTTCCATGTGCTTTAACCCTTAATTACTTTAGATGGGTCCATGCAATAGCTGTTTTCGCAGCTTTTGGCAGCTCCACTCATTCAACCTTGCATGCTTTTTCATTTGACTTTTAAATTTGAATCTATTATATCTACAGAACAGAAAGTTCAATTAATGTTTCATTTGCATATTAGTATTCCTTGTGACGAGGGCTTTGAAATAAGACTACTTTTGATCACATTTTGGTTACTTCTAAAAACTTCAGCAGGTTTCAACTATTAAAACTTGATAAATTGAATGATTAATTCAATAAGTTTCAAATACTAAAACTTAAACCATGCACCCTAAACCGAAACCCGACGCCCTAAGCCCTAAATCCCATACTCTGAACCCTAAAAACCTGAAAAAATAGATCTTGATAAAAGTTGGTGAAACTTTGTAAAACTTAATATTGCGATATCAAGttttacactagtagaaaacagggcttaggtcacaggacagttttcacattagtcccggttcagtcacgaaccgggactaatgtgagcattggtcccggttcgtgcggccagggacctgctgggcctcgtgggggcattggtcccggttcgtccggaccctttggtcccggttggtgggacaaaccgggaccaatgggccacgctcctggaccaccaccctttagtcccggtttctaccacaaaccgggactaaagggctggtcctagttgcggccagtgtttagtcccacctcgccaaccgaagggcgctcacaccagtttataagcccgtcccacTATGCCTTGctgagcttctcttaaagtgaaaatagatgcccttatacagggaatttcacctaaattcatagtaaatttcatagaaatttactatgaatttaggtttaattttctctataagcgcatctatgttcatttttttatatttataaaataaataaaccttaataaaataaataaaactaaataaaccttaataaaataaaataaaataaactatagtaactacaataaataaaccttaataaattaagtaaaaatagcagcagtaaaataaataaaaatagcagcagtaaaataaataaaaataaaataattaaagtaaaatacataagtaattcgaaataaaataaataagttttttgttgtaagtagaaacaaaacaaaacaaataaagcaaaagagaaaaaaacagaggaaaaaaattatgccacctactgggccaccacggcctgaatacgactagaaacccatccatgggccaggattcaggcccgcagaaggcccagtaggcccacaggcaaatagtgacaaaataggcccgtaagcctgcatttgagaggagctcgaagtggtcagcgcagctgcgcttataaaccactgtcgaagcctctcggctagcgaggtgggactaaacatcccaccgcaccgcaccagttccagcacaaggcctttggtcccggttggtgccaccaaccgggaccaatgagttccctatatataccccatcgccacagcagagcactccagagtgctctattttttctggccggcgaggggagggcatttgggtgctctagctcacctcctatgcacatgaggtgttcgatgaaatgtctgagccacactagttaatctttgtcctctcaaaactcgacctccgagctccattttccccgagatttgtctaggtttagcggtccgtcacgtcccgtccccgtcttcaccgccgtcgatcgcccgcgccgatctcatcgccagcaccaccgtggtgagcctcttgttcttatcttctttctgaaaggaaaaaattcttactttagatagttacttgtctaattttgttacttttattattccttcttattacatagtgcgatggttttggtatccgcccccgtcggccctcgtcctgtctatgattcggatgtggtatatattatctttttataactatttggttcatttattgtttatgacaaatataccgaacaacgtgacatagattttatttatctaggaggtggttgaaccggaaattctaactgaccctattgtcgagaggttaaatttagttgaagaagaaaacaattacttgaaggaaaaaataaaaaaaattgaggaggagaagatgatattagagttgcatgttgcggatgtcgtcgatgatcacaagatcaagatggatgcaatgcgcttgaagattagaaagattagaaaatatgccattcataccgaggcttggtatcattatgccgttggatcaattgttaccttggttgcgattatgatcgcatttgttttcgcattgaaatgttttacatagtttcaatgtatggtttaattaattagatgctctggagagctatatatatgttgttagatgagaactatgtatgtactttggttctaatgtgatgatgaacttctattaatttggtcacttaattatctattcatgatgttctgtaatggtttttgacacacttaattatatataatgcacgcagatgaaccggcaatggatgtacggtgacagacacacctccgagtacattaagggcgtgcatgattttctcgaagtggctgagccaaacaagcagaatggttttatgtgttgtccatgccctatatgtgggaatacgaagtcttactctaaccgaaaaatccttcacacccacctgctttacaagggtttcatgccacactataatgtttggacgaggcacggagaaataggggttatgatggaagacgaagaagaagaagaggacgatgacaactatgtgccccctgaatacggtgatgctgcaacgggggaagctgctgaagatcaagaggaaccagacgatgtgcccaatgatgctgcaaggggggaagctgctgaagatcaagaggaaccagtgcccgatgatgatgatctccgccgggtcatagtcgatgcaaggacgcaatgcgaaagtcaaaaggagaagctgaagttcgatcgcatgttagaggatcacaaaaaagggttgtaccccaattgcgaagatggcaacacaaagctcggtaccgtactggaattgctgcagtggaaggcagagaatgttgtgcctggcaatggatttgagaagctattgaaaatattgaagaagaagcttccaaaggataacgaattgcccgacagtacatacgcagcaaagaaggtcgtatgccatctaggattggaggtgcagaagatacatgcatgccctaatgattgcatcctctaccgcggtgcgtacaaggatctgaacgcatgcccggtatgcggtgcattgcggtataagatcagacgagatgaccctggtgatgttgacgacgagccccccaggaagagggttcctgcgaaggtgatgtggtatgctcctataataccacggttgaaacgtctgttcagaaacgaagagcatgccaagttgatgcgatggcacagtgaggaccgtaagaaagacgggaagttgagagcacccgctgacgggtcgcagtggagaaaaatcgagagaaagtactgggctgagtttgcagctgacccaaggaacgtatgctttggtttaagcgcggatggcattaatcctttcggggagcagagcagcaatcacagcacctggcccatgactctatgtatgtatagccttcctccttggatgtgcatgaagcggaagttcattatgatgccagttctcatccaaggccctaagcaacccggcaacgacattgatgtgtacctaaggccattagttgaagaacttttacagttgtggaatggaaacggtgtacgtacgtgggatgagcacaaacaggaggaatttaacctgcacgcgttgctatttgtaaccatcaacgattgggccgctctcagtaacctttcaggacagacaaacaagggataccacgcatgcacgcactgtttagatgacactgaaagtatatgcctggacaaatgcaggaagaatgtgtacctgggccatcgtcgatttcttccgaccaaccatcaatgtcg contains:
- the LOC109767615 gene encoding F-box protein At3g07870-like, which gives rise to MELPPDVLVSIVQRLPPSSRRLTRLVCRQWRDVVDTRTAEMQSRAKLLVTTPAGSAYFASDLYTGRPGRYLWKNNARHYKGIMVVGTCNGLICLCDNREASGVITLVNPATAERLPLPPLPSHATVRDFTVRSHERYGFGYHPTTGRHKVVHVGDYGRKGNPQVNVFTLGEASWRDVATAPGPRCDYEAHIVGVDGTMYWAAKRGKKLMAFDLDCERLTFIKSLPEASSNSWHLAAVLGRLGILFFHERIQKCEKSENLYF